From Sphingorhabdus sp. SMR4y:
TCATTGATCCTCATCACTTGGAACGTGGATCGATATCGTCGATCCGGTTGATGGCGGCCATGTCGAGACAGACGACGTCGCGGCGTCGTCTCCTGTTGCGGCCCGTAGAATGCCGGGCGTCGGCAATTGGTCCAGATCGGGAAAGATAATATTCTGATCCAGCTGCATCAGGACCGGCGTATATCGTTCGCCCTTGCTGCCGTCGATCAGACCGCCAAGCTGGTTTGTGTGAACAGAGGCCGCGCGTCCGGCATCACCCAGCGGCATCAGGTAGCCATTTTCCGATCCCTCGGCCCGGTAGATCGAGAAGGGGCCGAAATCTTGCGGATCCCGGCAGTAGGTCACGCTATTGTCCTGCCCCTGTTCTGCCTTTTTTGCGGCGAGCAAACCCATGAAACTTCCGCTGATCGCATCTGTCATCGCGTCCGTTTTCGACGGCTGGATCCGTTTGACCTTGTCCGTCAGCCGCAATCCATTTTCGCATGGCAAGATCGCGGCAGCGGCTGGGCCGGAGTTGATATTGTCCGGCCAGCGGATGTCGCGCAAGGTCGGCTTCAGAGCGGCCGCCATCTCCTTCGCCGACAGTTCGGCAGAAGAAAAACGGATCTTCACCAGCCAGCCATTGAGCGGCAGCATGGCAACGCCGGTGCTTTTGAATGCACCGCCGGGTACTGCATAAACCGCCATCAGGCCGCTCGCTTCGGATTGCCCCGGCGGCGTGAAAGCCGCTGCGAGATATTCGCTGGCGCCCGGCAACATCTTGATATTGTTGCGCAAAGATTGCTGCGCTGCATCGAACCAAAGCGGCACATTGTTCACAGCAGCCCGATAGACAAAAAGTGTCAGCCGGGTCTGCTTGTCATCCCCGTGATATTGCGCATAAACATCCAGCTCATTTTCGGTGAGATCGCGAATATATTGCCTGTCGAACCCGCCGAGCCGGGCCGGCATCGCCATGCCGCTATGCTGGTGATGCCAATATTCTCCGGCAGTTGCTTCGATCGTCCTCTGTTCGGGCTGCGCCTGCGCGGGAGCCACTGAGAACATGGCTGCCATGCAGACGGACAATATCGCCCTGCCATAGAATTTTCCCGGTCCACGCATGATCTTTCTCTCCCTCTGCATAACGATAGAGATAGACGATAACCGGGCGCGCGAAAAGCCGGGTTGTCGACCTAGATGGCTGCTTTCAGCGCATCCACCAGATCGGTCTTCTCCCAGCTGAAGAAGTCGCCGTTCGCCTTGCGGCCAAAGTGACCATAAGCCGCCGTCGGTGAATAGATCGGCTTGTTGAGACCGAGATGGGTCCGGATGCCTTTCGGCGTCAGGCGTACCAGTTGCGGCAGAACTTCTTCCAGCTTCTCTTCGCTCACCGTGCCGGTGCCGTGCAGATCGACATTGATCGACAGCGGTTCGGCCACACCGATCGCGTAGGACAGCTGGATCGCGCAACGTTTTGCCAGCCCGGCCGCAACGATATTCTTGGCCAGATAGCGGGTGATATAGGCTGCCGACCGGTCGACCTTGGTCGGGTCCTTGCCGGAAAAGGCGCCGCCGCCATGCGGGCTCGCGCCGCCATAGGTGTCGACGATGATCTTCCGCCCGGTCAGGCCTGCGTCACCATCCGGCCCGCCAATTTCAAAGCGGCCGGTCGGATTGACGTGGATCACCGTCTTGTCGGTAATGAAGCCCTCGGGAAGCACCTTGCGGAACACGCCCATCACATAATCGTATAATTCTTCGTAGAGTGCCGGATTGTCGCTGCCCTTGAAATAGCCGGGCGCGTGCTGGGTGGAGACCACCAGAGCAATGGCCTCGACCGGCACTTCATTGACGTAGCGCAGAGTGACCTGGCTCTTGCTGTCGGGTTCCAGAAACGGCGCTCTGCCGCTGTGGCGGTCAGCCGCCATCTGTTTCAATATCTCGTGTGAGTATTGCAGCGTCGCCGGCATCAGGTCCGGTGTTTCGTCGCTGGCATAGCCGAACATGATGCCCTGGTCGCCCGCACCCTCGTCCTTGTTGCCGCTTTCGTCGACGCCCTGGGCAATATGCGCCGATTGCGGGTGCAGATAATTTTCAAAGGTCAGGTTCTGCCAGTGGAACCCCTCCTGCTCATAACCGATTTTCTTGACGGTGTCGCGCACCGCGGCCTGGATTTCCTCCTGCGCGCCCGGCGCCCAGTTGCCGTCCGTATCGATCATGCCCTTGCCCCGCACTTCGCCGGCCAGAATCACCCGGTCGGTCGTGGTCAGGGTTTCGCACGCAACCCGCGCTTCCGGATCCTTGGCCAGGAACAGGTCGACGATAGCATCGGAAATCTGGTCCGACACCTTGTCGGGATGACCTTCGGAGACCGATTCGGATGTGAATATAAATTCTGAACGCATGGCAAAATCCTGATTTTGGGCCGCAACGAGACCGGCCGCAAGAGACATAAGGAAAAGTTTATATCTACTTTAACGAGCGCGCAGACGGATAGCAATGGCAGATAGCAGCAATATCAGCGCCAGACCCAGCGACAGCCAATTGCCGTAACGCGCGAAGAGCGTTGAGGCCTTGGCCTCCGGCAGACGGCTGTCAATCCGGCCCGCCTCGCCCATCGGGACATGGAATCTGACCGTCCCGTTGGCGTCAATCACCGCCGATATCCCGGTCGGCGTCGATCGAATTACCGGCAGTCCCTCTTCGATTGCCCGCAAGCGCGCCTGCGCCAGATGCTGCGGTGGCCCCCAACTGCCGAACCACGCATCATTCGAGGGATTGAAAATAAAATCCGGCCGATTGTCGCGATCGACAACCTGTCCGGAGAAGATGATTTCGTAGCAAACCTGCAGCCCCGCCTTGCCAAATCCGCCGAGATCGAGCGAACGGGCACCCGGGCCCGGCCAGAAATCAAAATCACCGGGCGCCAGCCGTGACAGGCCAAGCGCAGACAAAACCGGCCGCATCGGCAGATATTCACCATAAGGCACGAGATGGGACTTGTCGTAGCGCCCGATCAGCTCATGTTCGGCATTCATCGCAAAGACGCTGTTGCGGGCACCGACAGCGCGTCCTTCCGCTTCGTCGAATTCCAGCTTGAGCGCGCCGAGCACCAGCATGTCGCCGGGTTTCATCAGCATGCCGAGTTGCTGACGAACAAATTCCGGCGGACGGCCGTAATAATAGCGGGCCGGATAACCGGTCTCGAGATAATCCGGGATTGCCGCTTCCGGCCAGAAAATGATCCGTGGATCATCGTCTGCGCGAAGCGTCAGTTCCGCCAGCTTCGCCAGATTCTGATCTTCATACCCCGCCTTCCACTTGTCCTGCTGACCAATATTGGGCTGGACCACGGTGATCCGCGGCTGGTCAGGAGACACCGGCGACGCCGGTGGATGCGGCCATAACGCAAGTCCGGCGAAGATCAGGACCAGCGGCAGCGCAGACCACCATTGTTTCCGGCAGACCAGCCACAGACCGCCGGCACCAGCGATCAGAATCGCGGACAGGCCATAGGTTCCGATAAACATGCCAAGACCGGCCAT
This genomic window contains:
- the metK gene encoding methionine adenosyltransferase → MRSEFIFTSESVSEGHPDKVSDQISDAIVDLFLAKDPEARVACETLTTTDRVILAGEVRGKGMIDTDGNWAPGAQEEIQAAVRDTVKKIGYEQEGFHWQNLTFENYLHPQSAHIAQGVDESGNKDEGAGDQGIMFGYASDETPDLMPATLQYSHEILKQMAADRHSGRAPFLEPDSKSQVTLRYVNEVPVEAIALVVSTQHAPGYFKGSDNPALYEELYDYVMGVFRKVLPEGFITDKTVIHVNPTGRFEIGGPDGDAGLTGRKIIVDTYGGASPHGGGAFSGKDPTKVDRSAAYITRYLAKNIVAAGLAKRCAIQLSYAIGVAEPLSINVDLHGTGTVSEEKLEEVLPQLVRLTPKGIRTHLGLNKPIYSPTAAYGHFGRKANGDFFSWEKTDLVDALKAAI
- the lnt gene encoding apolipoprotein N-acyltransferase, translated to MIARHPYAIALVAGGISATGFAPLNLWPLTILMLALWMALVIQAGSRKAAFFSGWLFGVGHFIIGLNWIAKAFTFQAAMPEWLGYIAVVLLSLYLAVYPALAALGGWWIGKARPLLLVIALAGAWIITEWWRSWVFSGFIWNPLGSVTLPLGQMAGLGMFIGTYGLSAILIAGAGGLWLVCRKQWWSALPLVLIFAGLALWPHPPASPVSPDQPRITVVQPNIGQQDKWKAGYEDQNLAKLAELTLRADDDPRIIFWPEAAIPDYLETGYPARYYYGRPPEFVRQQLGMLMKPGDMLVLGALKLEFDEAEGRAVGARNSVFAMNAEHELIGRYDKSHLVPYGEYLPMRPVLSALGLSRLAPGDFDFWPGPGARSLDLGGFGKAGLQVCYEIIFSGQVVDRDNRPDFIFNPSNDAWFGSWGPPQHLAQARLRAIEEGLPVIRSTPTGISAVIDANGTVRFHVPMGEAGRIDSRLPEAKASTLFARYGNWLSLGLALILLLSAIAIRLRAR